Below is a window of Haloglycomyces albus DSM 45210 DNA.
CGCGTCAATGCCGACGTACTCGGGGGAGAATACCAATCCCTCGCCGAACTGACCGCGCACAATGGAACCGGGCCCGAACCGCGCCATCTCCTGGTTCTGCACAAGGCGGGAATCCACGGTTGGAACGAGCACGATGACGCACAACTCAAACGCCTGCAACGCACGGGAATCCCCGCCGGAGTCACTCTCCTGATCGCCGGAGAGTCGCTGGAGGGTACTCCGGTTCTCGATTCCACCTCGTACAGCTCACTGCCCAAAGCCGCGCTGACATTGGACGCACCGCCTCCCACCCAACTGATCACCGACACCGCCCGAACCGTCGGCGAGCGATACGATTCCGGCGACGAACTGCACCTGAACGATCTACTGCCGCGCGACTACGGCACCAAACAGTCCACCCACGGGCTGTCGGTCCCCATCGGACGCCGCCGCGACGGCTCCATCGCCGCCCTAACGTTGGGAGACAACCCCCCACACGCTCTCATCGGAGGGCCGTCCGGATCGGGGAAAACGAATCTCATCTACACCTGGATCGCCGGTCTGACCACCGGTTACGACCCCTCCGAACTCGAGATGCACCTCCTCGACTTCAAAGAAGGCGTTTCCTTTGCCCGATACGCCGAAGGACGCCGCGATCGAACCTGGCTGCCCCACGCCAAACTCGTCGGCATCAACATCAACGACGACCGCGAATTCGGTCTGGCACTCCTGCGACACCTCAAAGAAGAACTGCGCCGCAGAGCCGACGCCGCCAAACACCACGAAGCCACCAAACTCTCCGAACTGCGCGCCGCCGATCCCGGCAACACCTGGCCCCGCATCGTCGCCGTCATCGACGAATTCCAGATACTGCTGGAAAACCGCGACAGCGTCACCGACGAAGCCGTAGCGCTCCTCGACGACCTCGCCCGCCGGGGACGCAGCCAAGGCATTCACCTCATTCTCGCCAGTCAGGACGTCGCCGGAATCGAGGCCCTCTGGGGACGCCCCAGCCTTGTGGCCCAATTCAGCCTACGCATCGCCCTGCCTAAAGCCCGCCGAGTCCTCGCCGACAACAATCACGCCGCCGACACGCTCCCCAAACACCACGCCATCATCAATTCCGAATCCGGCCAGAACGACGCCAATCACGTCATCGCCCTTCCCAACGCCGGAGCCAACGACACCTGGCAACCGATCCAGGAACAACTCTGGAACCAACACCCCCACAGCGGGCCACCACGCCTGTTCGACGGTGAGGACACCCCCAGACTTCCCACCGCCCCGCCACCGAAACAACACGTCTACGTCGGTCAAACCATCGACGTCCGCCAACGACCGGCGACCTTCGACCTGCGCCGCTCACCCGGCCGCAACCTCGCCGTCATCGGGACCCGCACCGCCGACGCACACGACCTGATCGCCACCACCGCCCTCCATCTGCGCGACGCCACGGTCAACATCTGCAGCTGCGATATCGACAGCGACTCACACGCCATGCGGCTCGCCGAAACCCTGGAAAACCACGGCACCACCGTCGCCTGGTACGAACAACTACACGACCTCGTCAACGAGAGACATCGACGTCCCGCTACGACAACGGTGAACCTCCTCTACGCCGTCGACGCCATCTCGACTCGACTGGACCACCGTGACCGAGAAGCGTTCCGCACCCTGCTGGTCGACGGGCCGGAAAACCACGTGCACACCGTCGGCTGGTGGCGATCGGTGCCACGCCTCCGAGACGACCTCGGCGGATACAATCCCCGATTCGACGCCATCGACGCCTGGGTCGCACTCGACTGCCACGGCAACGACCTCGCTCCACTGACCCCGGGAAACCACACACCACAGTGGTATCCACGGACTCGGCGCGCCCTGTACTTCGACCGCGCCCACGATCGCGAACCCGGTGTCATCATTCCCTACGACCCGCACGAACAGCTCCACGAGGCACCCGCCAGTCCACTGATCGAGGTCACCCATGCGCAATAGTTACGTCAGTGCCGTCAGCGACTACCTGGAACTCGACGGAGTCACCCAGGAGGAAGCCACCACGCTGCACGACGAATACGAGCGCGACCGCACCCGTGTCGAAAACCGGATACACCAGGCACAACAGCGAGAACAAGCCGCTCGGCGCGACCTTGCCGAAGCCGAAGAACTCCAAGACGACCTCGACCGCCGTACGACCAGGCTGTGGGACCGGCTCGCCGCCCTCGTGGGCCCCGGCACAACCGGAGACTTCCCGCAAGCCGTGCATCGATTCAACGCCCCGTCAAGTGAACCGACACGACTCCGCGCCGACCTCGCCGATCTCGAAAGACTGGTCGCCACCGCCAAACGCGGCGAGCTTCCCTTCGAACCACCCGTGATGAGCAGCATCGTAGCGGGAGTCATCGGTCTCTGCTGCGGAAGCGCGGGGGTATACGGCGCGCTCGCGCTCCTGGGCATCGACAGTTCCAGTCCGATGTGGAATGCTTTGCAGCCGGCCGCCGCGACCGTATGCGTCCTCGCGAGCGCCGGGGTCGCGCCGATCGCCTGGGGAATGTGGCAAGCGGCCTGGTATCGAGTGCGGCCGCGACCGCAAGGTGTACTACTGGCGGTGAGTCTCGCCGCGGTGGCCATAGTCGTCGGTTCGGTCCTTTTCCTACGCGGGTATTAATTCGTCGTTCGTGAATCTCGGCGGTAACCGGGCGGTACGCCTAGCGTCCGAGTTCGAACTCGCCAATACGACCGAGGGTCGCCTCGCCTACTATTCGGGAAGCCCGGCGACGACCTCGGTGGAGGGCGATAGTCGTTCGGCGAGCGCCGCGCAACGGTGCTGAGGCCCGACCGAGTGGTATGGCGCTGTGCCGCCGTACAATGCGGCGTGGCGCCTTTCACCGGACACGATCTGCTGTGTGAGTGGTGAGGCGTTAACCTTGTAGGGAGCATGCCTCACTCAACCGCGTCGCGGTGCCGATCGCGCCGAACGACGTGTTGTGGAGGGGCGGAATGTACACCCGATCACTTATAAAAATAACCACCGACATTGCGAGGGGATA
It encodes the following:
- a CDS encoding FtsK/SpoIIIE domain-containing protein, with the translated sequence MTAWKRRLVSAAARRIATLRAQSRDLTGRRRAVLQTVGAESAAVTEEGERTLDSLADIHRRAKTTMRQRHVEQLRHQADRVHRLAALHSGGAAGYPWNIWESDADHYPATAPLYRVGHLNGPHRLPALVELLDRSHLSLAPDAIPALPGLLLRAIGSAKPGDVRIHIYDPDSLGQTLAAFAPLTRSGLLRFIGPAGLRDTLDELVEHVRRVNADVLGGEYQSLAELTAHNGTGPEPRHLLVLHKAGIHGWNEHDDAQLKRLQRTGIPAGVTLLIAGESLEGTPVLDSTSYSSLPKAALTLDAPPPTQLITDTARTVGERYDSGDELHLNDLLPRDYGTKQSTHGLSVPIGRRRDGSIAALTLGDNPPHALIGGPSGSGKTNLIYTWIAGLTTGYDPSELEMHLLDFKEGVSFARYAEGRRDRTWLPHAKLVGININDDREFGLALLRHLKEELRRRADAAKHHEATKLSELRAADPGNTWPRIVAVIDEFQILLENRDSVTDEAVALLDDLARRGRSQGIHLILASQDVAGIEALWGRPSLVAQFSLRIALPKARRVLADNNHAADTLPKHHAIINSESGQNDANHVIALPNAGANDTWQPIQEQLWNQHPHSGPPRLFDGEDTPRLPTAPPPKQHVYVGQTIDVRQRPATFDLRRSPGRNLAVIGTRTADAHDLIATTALHLRDATVNICSCDIDSDSHAMRLAETLENHGTTVAWYEQLHDLVNERHRRPATTTVNLLYAVDAISTRLDHRDREAFRTLLVDGPENHVHTVGWWRSVPRLRDDLGGYNPRFDAIDAWVALDCHGNDLAPLTPGNHTPQWYPRTRRALYFDRAHDREPGVIIPYDPHEQLHEAPASPLIEVTHAQ